A single Bifidobacterium scardovii JCM 12489 = DSM 13734 DNA region contains:
- a CDS encoding DUF4153 domain-containing protein, with the protein MHDQHKHRTPHTDPTNGVADKVAAAAGEGTATAITAAAHSPTAAAPQTTIQPPPEPASRTDAAADAAAPLRPRTLRLLAAALAISLLFDRLVAADPYLAHWNLTLGAFWISCAAIVTALHWRTAGSRPAIWFVDAAIMALAAWLALHGGPSGSDAAYALLTVFVAAPSLLMLHAQLANGLFNVRRPWGIALRWLSGWIIQPLTGLGGFGRAVAALAHSAASGGQRPLARKIGIALAISVPVLAVLVPLLASADMVFRYGLLHLIGDIDATELLAHGALVLIPFPLLFSLLAGLDDTDGDAASAYAAHPRIALDPTVTAIVLGMVLAVYAGFCSVQFTFLFAGAGLPDGLTYAEYARGGFFQLLAVASINIAVFGAVLSHAARTRAVTVSLAGLIAATGVMLASAARRLALYIGAYGLTWLRFASMTFIGLLAVVLALCLIRMATDRLPLAAVCFALFVVWYVALGYCAAPAIAGFNAMHGFGAPMDPLP; encoded by the coding sequence ATGCACGACCAGCACAAGCACCGCACACCGCACACCGACCCGACCAACGGCGTCGCAGACAAAGTCGCTGCCGCCGCCGGCGAAGGCACCGCCACCGCCATCACTGCCGCCGCGCATTCCCCCACTGCCGCCGCGCCGCAAACCACGATCCAACCCCCACCGGAGCCGGCGTCACGGACGGATGCGGCGGCAGACGCCGCCGCACCGCTCCGCCCGAGAACCCTCCGCCTGCTCGCCGCCGCATTGGCCATATCGCTGCTGTTCGACCGTCTCGTCGCCGCGGACCCGTATCTGGCGCACTGGAATCTGACGCTCGGCGCGTTCTGGATATCATGCGCGGCCATCGTCACCGCACTGCACTGGCGCACGGCAGGATCGCGGCCGGCGATCTGGTTCGTCGACGCGGCGATCATGGCACTGGCCGCATGGCTGGCCCTGCACGGCGGCCCTTCCGGCTCCGATGCCGCATACGCGCTGCTGACCGTCTTCGTCGCCGCGCCCTCGCTGCTCATGCTGCACGCGCAACTGGCGAACGGCCTGTTCAACGTGCGCCGGCCCTGGGGCATCGCGTTGCGATGGCTGTCCGGTTGGATCATCCAGCCGCTGACCGGTTTGGGCGGGTTCGGCCGCGCCGTCGCGGCGCTGGCCCATAGCGCCGCCAGCGGCGGGCAGCGCCCGCTGGCGCGCAAGATCGGCATCGCGCTGGCCATTTCTGTTCCCGTACTGGCGGTGCTTGTCCCGCTGCTGGCGAGCGCCGACATGGTGTTCCGGTACGGCCTGCTGCATCTCATCGGCGACATCGACGCCACCGAGCTGCTGGCGCACGGCGCGCTGGTGCTCATCCCGTTCCCGTTGCTGTTCTCGCTGCTCGCCGGACTTGACGACACCGACGGCGACGCGGCCTCGGCGTATGCGGCGCATCCGCGGATCGCGCTCGACCCGACCGTCACCGCGATCGTGCTGGGCATGGTGCTGGCGGTGTACGCCGGGTTCTGCTCGGTGCAGTTCACGTTCCTGTTCGCCGGCGCCGGTCTGCCCGACGGCCTGACCTACGCCGAGTACGCGCGCGGCGGCTTCTTCCAGCTGCTTGCAGTCGCCTCCATCAACATCGCCGTTTTCGGCGCGGTGCTGTCGCACGCCGCGCGCACGCGGGCGGTCACGGTCTCGCTTGCGGGGCTGATCGCCGCGACCGGCGTGATGCTCGCCTCGGCGGCGAGACGGCTCGCCCTGTACATCGGCGCGTACGGCCTGACCTGGCTGCGGTTCGCGTCGATGACCTTCATCGGTCTGCTGGCCGTGGTGCTGGCGCTGTGCCTGATCCGCATGGCGACGGATCGGCTGCCGCTGGCCGCCGTGTGCTTCGCGCTGTTCGTCGTATGGTACGTGGCGCTCGGCTACTGCGCCGCCCCGGCCATCGCCGGGTTCAACGCCATGCACGGTTTCGGCGCGCCGATGGACCCGCTGCCATGA
- a CDS encoding DEAD/DEAH box helicase, with translation MYECLDMFSEPTEAWFKHAFGSPTEAQREAWPAIRSGEDVLVIAPTGSGKTLSAFLSAIDRLMGRLAPVPAKPRSGGRAKRSGARGVTVLYVSPLKALAVDVAKNLQAPLSGIAAECEARGLRSPDIRVAARSGDTTPQERRAIVSHPPDILVTTPESLYLILTSKARRILATVDTVIVDEVHAVAGTKRGAHLALSLERLDRLTARPAQRIGLSATVNPPREVARFLGGVRPVRIVNPGSRPAMDLRVVEPLANMRDLQSANVKHRAGGVDSGKPSAPRITGVTPAMQRLAERRGVVGSAEGSRAAASPGARGAEGLPSDSSAIVGAAGDRASGSIWPVVERSVLDEVLSHRTTLVFVNSRGLAEKLTARLNDLYAQVRHRGGGAPAKPDGEGYAGALHYDPVVGSSTALVGTHDPADVIAMAHHGSVSKDRRKHIEEQLKRGQLRCVVATSSLELGIDMGSVDLVIQIAPPLSVASGLQRVGRADHRVGGVSHALFYPLTREQLIGVAAAIEGMSAGELEPLSVPGNPLDILAQQTVAAAAMDDLKPDEWYATVRRSAPFADLDRSVFDSVMAMMTGGYNSEEFSAFRPPLVWNHDGDIISARPGAQRLAVTSGGTIPDRGLYTVVLPESDAGPGPKRVGELDEEMVYESRVGDVITLGTSSWQIQEITRDRVVVTPAPGRTARLPFWHGEGNGRDYGFGLARGRLLRELAGGLASEEGPGGRFFDAGAGRWSFDEEAERRLRADGLDDNALSNLAALLGEQRGATGVVPGDRDLVIERCPDEEGDWRIMLHSPFGRRVHEPWAMAITARIKQRYGFDGQAYAADDGIVLRVPDGEGHIDARGLFLFDPDDLQRAIETQVGESVLFAARFRECAARSLFLPRTDPGKRVPLWQQRLRAAQLLNAARTRHNFPLLLETARECLSDVYDLPALREIMTGLNAGTIRLSDVQTQVPSPFAESLLFGFVGTVMYQYDVPQAERSTQILSMDPEVLEKLIGATDLSAVLDPEAIAEVESQLASRTFWNELDEHDVIGRVTRYAKTHGPFVADRMIADLGLDATQAVHALDELKQRGELLYGAFLASGGDADSGKTVASSAPTAAASSAVEPVGGGAGQRQWLHKEVFRRIRSRSLAKARKAVKPVDPDVYQAFVLDRQGVGPVGGERYEGPDGLMRVIEQLEGIALPIRTWDCSVFPSRVRDYNPAMLDGLLADGEVVWVGSATGDGKAGESGQIAFHPADSLLVGADPAQPRSGSAGPHGVTGGNGASKAVAAASGEAEASSADGAMTIPEAISAVLRPGGAYHASQLAAKTRELWQSAAVSVDPQTGEITVPAWSDGQFEEALWSLVWQGLVTNSSLAPLRALAANAGGRTVRAPARASRRRVRVKPAVPATMGGLWSSVGAVAGAAEGGADDAGDGFGATAGSGSAGGVGAGVGGGEAPSFARDHAVEGYALAQVDSLLDRYGVIAQPLVDKERIPGGFSGLYPVLRRMEESGVLVRGMFVRGFGAAQFAGRDTVDALRDGERWHNRSNVALDATDPASLVGASVPWPRGERRPARRAGTMVVLAQGRPVLYAAPKTHHLIAFDRSEGVLRPACAELAFALLRRSDPGGGATFADLNGEPLTMRTDTTRMLHVAGFTPCPQGMKLYR, from the coding sequence ATGTACGAATGTTTGGATATGTTTTCGGAGCCCACCGAGGCGTGGTTCAAGCATGCGTTCGGATCGCCGACCGAAGCGCAGCGCGAGGCGTGGCCCGCGATCCGGTCGGGCGAGGATGTGCTGGTGATCGCCCCGACCGGCTCGGGCAAGACGCTGTCCGCGTTCCTGTCGGCGATCGACCGTCTGATGGGCCGCCTGGCGCCGGTCCCGGCGAAGCCGCGCTCGGGCGGGCGCGCCAAGCGTTCCGGCGCCCGCGGCGTGACGGTGCTCTATGTGTCGCCGCTGAAGGCGCTCGCCGTGGACGTGGCGAAAAACCTGCAGGCGCCTTTGAGCGGCATCGCCGCCGAATGCGAGGCGAGGGGGCTGCGTTCGCCCGACATCCGCGTGGCGGCGCGCAGCGGCGACACGACGCCGCAGGAGCGCCGCGCGATCGTCTCCCATCCGCCCGATATCCTCGTCACCACGCCCGAATCGCTGTACCTTATCCTCACGTCGAAGGCGCGGCGCATCCTCGCCACCGTCGACACCGTGATCGTGGATGAGGTGCATGCGGTCGCGGGCACCAAACGCGGCGCGCATCTGGCGTTGAGCCTGGAACGGCTCGACCGACTGACCGCGCGCCCGGCGCAGCGCATCGGGCTGTCGGCCACGGTGAACCCGCCCCGGGAGGTCGCGCGCTTTCTCGGCGGCGTGCGTCCGGTGCGCATCGTGAACCCCGGGTCGAGGCCGGCCATGGATCTGCGCGTGGTCGAACCGCTGGCGAATATGCGCGACCTGCAATCCGCCAACGTGAAGCACCGGGCCGGCGGCGTGGATTCCGGCAAGCCGTCGGCTCCGCGCATCACCGGCGTCACCCCGGCCATGCAGCGCCTTGCGGAGCGCAGGGGAGTGGTCGGCTCCGCGGAAGGCTCCAGGGCGGCGGCCTCGCCCGGCGCACGCGGGGCGGAAGGGCTGCCGTCCGATTCCTCGGCCATCGTCGGGGCCGCTGGCGACCGGGCCTCCGGTTCGATCTGGCCGGTGGTGGAGCGCAGCGTGCTCGACGAGGTTCTGTCGCACCGCACCACGCTGGTGTTCGTCAATTCGCGCGGCTTGGCGGAAAAACTCACGGCCCGGCTCAACGACTTGTACGCGCAGGTGCGGCACAGGGGCGGCGGGGCACCGGCGAAACCGGATGGCGAAGGGTACGCCGGCGCCCTCCATTACGATCCCGTCGTCGGTTCGTCCACCGCGCTGGTCGGTACGCATGATCCGGCGGACGTCATCGCGATGGCGCATCACGGGTCGGTGTCCAAGGATCGCCGCAAGCATATCGAGGAGCAGCTCAAACGCGGCCAATTGCGCTGCGTGGTCGCCACGAGCAGCCTGGAACTGGGCATCGATATGGGGTCGGTCGATCTGGTTATCCAGATCGCGCCGCCGCTGTCCGTGGCCTCCGGCCTGCAGCGCGTCGGCCGCGCCGACCACCGGGTCGGCGGCGTGTCCCACGCCCTGTTCTATCCGCTGACCCGGGAGCAGCTCATCGGGGTGGCGGCGGCCATCGAGGGCATGTCGGCCGGGGAACTCGAGCCATTGTCGGTGCCCGGCAACCCGTTGGACATCCTCGCGCAGCAGACCGTGGCGGCCGCGGCGATGGACGATCTCAAACCGGACGAATGGTATGCCACGGTACGCCGGTCGGCCCCATTCGCCGATCTCGACCGAAGCGTGTTCGACTCGGTCATGGCCATGATGACCGGTGGCTACAACAGCGAGGAGTTCTCGGCGTTCCGGCCTCCGCTGGTCTGGAACCACGACGGCGACATCATCTCCGCACGGCCCGGCGCGCAGCGTCTGGCCGTGACCAGCGGCGGCACGATCCCCGATCGCGGGCTGTACACGGTGGTGCTTCCGGAGTCCGACGCGGGCCCTGGCCCCAAGCGGGTCGGCGAGCTCGACGAGGAAATGGTCTACGAATCGCGCGTCGGCGATGTGATCACATTGGGCACCTCCTCCTGGCAGATCCAGGAGATCACGCGCGACCGCGTCGTCGTCACGCCGGCTCCCGGGCGTACCGCGCGGCTGCCATTCTGGCACGGCGAGGGCAACGGGCGCGACTACGGGTTCGGGCTGGCGCGGGGGCGGCTGCTGCGGGAGCTTGCCGGTGGCCTGGCGTCGGAGGAGGGTCCGGGCGGGCGGTTCTTTGACGCGGGCGCCGGGCGATGGTCATTCGATGAGGAGGCCGAGCGCCGGCTGCGCGCCGACGGGCTGGACGACAACGCCCTGTCGAATCTCGCCGCGCTGCTCGGCGAGCAGCGCGGAGCCACCGGCGTGGTGCCCGGCGACCGTGACCTGGTCATCGAACGCTGCCCGGACGAGGAGGGCGATTGGCGCATCATGCTGCACTCGCCGTTCGGCCGCCGCGTCCACGAGCCATGGGCCATGGCCATCACCGCGCGCATCAAACAGCGCTACGGGTTCGACGGGCAGGCATATGCGGCCGACGACGGCATCGTCCTGCGCGTCCCCGACGGAGAGGGCCATATCGACGCGCGCGGCCTGTTCCTGTTCGATCCGGACGACCTGCAGCGCGCCATCGAAACGCAGGTCGGGGAGTCGGTGCTGTTCGCCGCGCGGTTCCGGGAATGCGCGGCGCGTTCCCTGTTCCTGCCCAGAACCGATCCCGGCAAGCGCGTGCCGTTATGGCAGCAACGGCTGCGGGCAGCGCAGCTGCTCAACGCCGCCCGCACCAGGCACAACTTCCCGCTGCTGCTGGAAACCGCCCGCGAATGCCTCAGCGACGTATACGACCTGCCGGCGCTGCGCGAGATCATGACCGGTCTCAACGCCGGGACCATACGGCTCAGCGACGTCCAGACGCAGGTGCCGTCGCCGTTCGCCGAAAGCCTGCTGTTCGGCTTCGTCGGCACGGTCATGTACCAGTACGATGTGCCGCAGGCCGAGCGCAGCACCCAGATCCTGTCGATGGATCCGGAGGTGCTGGAAAAGCTCATCGGCGCCACCGACCTGTCGGCGGTGCTCGATCCCGAGGCCATCGCCGAGGTCGAGAGCCAGCTGGCTTCGCGCACGTTCTGGAACGAGCTGGACGAGCACGACGTCATCGGCCGCGTCACCCGATACGCGAAAACCCATGGCCCGTTCGTCGCGGACCGGATGATCGCCGATCTCGGCCTGGACGCGACGCAGGCCGTGCACGCTTTGGATGAGCTCAAGCAGCGGGGCGAGCTGCTGTATGGCGCATTCCTCGCTTCCGGCGGCGATGCCGATTCCGGCAAGACGGTGGCATCGTCGGCTCCCACGGCGGCGGCTTCTTCGGCCGTGGAACCGGTCGGCGGCGGTGCCGGGCAACGCCAATGGCTGCACAAGGAGGTGTTCCGCCGCATCCGCTCGCGCTCGCTGGCCAAGGCGCGCAAGGCCGTCAAACCCGTGGACCCGGACGTCTACCAGGCCTTCGTGCTGGACCGGCAGGGCGTCGGCCCGGTCGGCGGGGAGCGCTATGAGGGGCCTGACGGCCTGATGCGCGTCATCGAGCAGCTGGAGGGTATTGCGCTGCCCATACGGACGTGGGACTGCTCGGTGTTCCCGTCCCGCGTGCGCGACTACAATCCGGCGATGCTCGACGGATTGCTGGCGGACGGCGAAGTGGTGTGGGTCGGCTCCGCCACCGGCGACGGCAAGGCGGGAGAGTCGGGGCAGATCGCCTTTCATCCGGCCGATTCCCTGCTGGTGGGCGCGGATCCCGCCCAGCCGCGGTCTGGGTCGGCTGGGCCGCACGGCGTGACGGGCGGCAACGGCGCTTCCAAGGCGGTGGCGGCGGCTTCCGGAGAAGCTGAGGCGTCTTCCGCGGATGGCGCCATGACCATTCCCGAGGCCATAAGCGCCGTATTGAGGCCCGGCGGCGCCTACCACGCGTCGCAGCTGGCCGCGAAGACGCGCGAGCTGTGGCAGTCGGCGGCGGTGTCGGTCGATCCGCAGACCGGCGAGATCACGGTTCCGGCGTGGTCGGACGGTCAATTCGAAGAGGCGCTGTGGTCGCTGGTCTGGCAGGGGCTGGTCACCAACAGCTCCCTTGCGCCGCTGCGCGCCTTGGCCGCGAATGCCGGCGGCCGCACGGTCCGGGCGCCGGCCCGCGCGTCGCGCCGGCGCGTGCGCGTGAAACCCGCCGTGCCGGCCACCATGGGCGGATTATGGTCCTCGGTCGGCGCCGTGGCCGGTGCCGCAGAGGGCGGCGCGGACGACGCCGGTGACGGTTTCGGCGCGACGGCCGGCTCCGGGTCCGCGGGCGGTGTCGGAGCGGGTGTCGGGGGCGGCGAGGCGCCGTCCTTCGCGCGGGACCATGCCGTGGAAGGGTATGCGCTCGCCCAGGTGGACAGTCTGCTCGACCGCTACGGGGTCATCGCCCAGCCGCTGGTGGACAAGGAGCGCATTCCCGGCGGGTTTTCGGGACTGTATCCCGTGCTTCGGCGCATGGAGGAGTCCGGCGTGCTGGTCCGGGGCATGTTCGTGCGCGGGTTCGGCGCCGCGCAGTTCGCCGGCAGGGACACCGTCGACGCGCTGCGCGACGGCGAACGGTGGCACAACCGGTCGAACGTGGCGCTCGACGCCACGGATCCGGCGTCGCTGGTCGGCGCGTCGGTGCCGTGGCCGCGCGGCGAGAGGCGCCCGGCACGCCGGGCGGGAACCATGGTCGTGCTTGCGCAGGGCAGGCCGGTGCTCTATGCGGCGCCCAAAACCCATCATCTCATCGCCTTCGACCGCAGCGAAGGCGTCCTGCGCCCGGCCTGCGCCGAACTGGCCTTCGCGCTGCTGCGCAGGTCCGATCCGGGCGGGGGAGCCACCTTCGCCGACCTCAACGGGGAGCCCCTGACGATGCGCACCGACACGACGCGCATGCTGCATGTGGCCGGATTCACCCCGTGCCCGCAGGGCATGAAACTGTACCGGTGA
- a CDS encoding ribose-phosphate diphosphokinase: protein MVSAILEGKPDKNLILVTGRSHPKLATDVAEQLGIDVLETTAYDFANGEMYVRYTESVRGADVFVLQSHSKPVNKAIMEQLIMIDALKRASARSITAVCPLLGYSRQDKKHRGREPISCRLIFDLLRTAGADRIMSVDLHAAQSQGFFDGPVDHLIAMPVLVDYIRDRFSNKLDNVTVVSPDAGRIRVAEQWAQRLGGGPLAFVHKTRDITRPNQAVANRVVGDVDGKDCVLVDDLIDTAGTIAGACHVLAEAGAKSVTVVATHGVLSGPAVERLKGCGAREVVLTDTVPIPEEKRWDGLTVLSIAPLLASAIRAVFEDGSVAELFDTYPEHHGQGFLFA, encoded by the coding sequence ATGGTGAGCGCAATCCTTGAAGGAAAGCCCGATAAGAATCTCATCCTCGTAACAGGCCGATCGCATCCGAAACTGGCGACCGATGTCGCGGAGCAGTTGGGGATCGACGTGCTGGAAACCACCGCATACGATTTCGCGAACGGCGAGATGTACGTGCGCTACACCGAATCGGTGCGCGGCGCCGACGTGTTCGTGCTCCAATCCCATTCCAAGCCGGTGAACAAGGCGATCATGGAGCAGCTCATCATGATCGACGCCCTGAAGCGCGCCTCGGCCCGCTCCATCACGGCCGTCTGCCCGCTGCTGGGCTATTCTCGCCAGGACAAGAAGCACCGCGGCCGCGAGCCCATCTCCTGCCGCCTGATCTTCGACCTGCTGCGCACGGCCGGCGCCGACCGCATCATGAGCGTCGACCTGCACGCCGCGCAGTCGCAGGGCTTCTTCGACGGCCCGGTCGACCATCTGATCGCCATGCCGGTGCTGGTCGACTACATCCGCGACCGGTTCTCGAACAAGCTCGACAACGTCACCGTCGTCTCCCCGGATGCCGGGCGCATCCGCGTGGCCGAGCAGTGGGCGCAGCGCTTGGGCGGCGGCCCGCTGGCCTTCGTGCACAAGACGCGCGATATCACGCGTCCGAACCAGGCGGTCGCCAACCGCGTGGTCGGCGACGTGGACGGCAAGGACTGCGTGCTCGTCGACGATCTGATCGACACCGCCGGCACCATCGCCGGCGCATGCCACGTGCTCGCCGAGGCCGGCGCCAAGTCGGTGACCGTGGTGGCCACGCACGGCGTGCTGTCCGGCCCCGCCGTCGAACGGCTCAAGGGCTGCGGCGCGCGCGAGGTCGTGCTCACCGATACCGTGCCGATCCCCGAGGAGAAGCGCTGGGACGGCCTGACCGTGCTGTCGATCGCCCCGCTGCTGGCCAGCGCGATCCGCGCGGTCTTCGAGGACGGTTCCGTCGCGGAACTGTTCGACACCTATCCCGAGCACCACGGACAGGGCTTCCTGTTCGCGTGA
- the glmU gene encoding bifunctional UDP-N-acetylglucosamine diphosphorylase/glucosamine-1-phosphate N-acetyltransferase GlmU, with amino-acid sequence MALSAAIVLAAGEGTRMRSAKPKVLHTFAGKTFLNRVMDSVSALEPSTLAVAVHYQADRVAEAARSYDPDVEIVNQDDIPGTGRAVQCAMAQLEAERKLDGSVLIAASDMPLLDADTLRQLVAFHENSGDGATVLTTMLDDPTGYGRIIRDREGHVLRIVEQKDANRSELAVQEVNTSVYVFDAKVLAKAIAGLKNDNAQGEFYLTDALETAKADGSVGAFAAPDPLSVEGVNDRVQLAALAREHNHRVCEAWMRAGVTILDPDTTWIEDDVELSRDVTVLPGSFLQGHTVVGEAAVIGPYTTLIDATVDAEATVERSRVQESHIGRATTIGPWTYLRPGNEFGEEAKAGAFVEMKKAHIGNGTKVPHLSYVGDAELGDHTNIGGGTITANYDGVHKNRTHIGAGSHIGAGNLFVAPVTVGDNVTSGAGSVIRHDVPDDTMVYSENTQHDVEGWKPAWER; translated from the coding sequence ATGGCATTATCCGCCGCAATCGTTCTCGCCGCAGGTGAAGGCACCCGCATGCGTTCCGCCAAGCCGAAGGTGCTGCACACGTTCGCGGGGAAGACCTTCCTCAACCGTGTGATGGATTCGGTCAGCGCGCTCGAACCGTCCACGCTGGCGGTGGCGGTGCACTATCAGGCGGACCGGGTGGCCGAGGCAGCGCGATCCTATGATCCGGACGTGGAGATCGTCAATCAGGACGACATCCCCGGCACCGGCCGCGCCGTGCAGTGCGCGATGGCCCAGCTCGAGGCCGAGCGCAAGCTCGACGGATCGGTGCTGATCGCCGCCTCCGACATGCCGCTGCTCGACGCGGACACGCTGCGCCAGCTCGTCGCGTTCCATGAGAACAGCGGCGACGGGGCCACCGTGCTCACCACCATGCTGGACGATCCGACCGGATACGGCCGCATCATCCGCGACCGCGAGGGCCACGTGCTGCGCATCGTGGAGCAGAAGGACGCCAACCGCAGCGAACTGGCCGTGCAGGAGGTGAACACCTCCGTGTACGTGTTCGACGCGAAGGTGCTGGCGAAGGCGATCGCCGGGCTGAAGAACGACAACGCCCAGGGCGAGTTCTACCTGACCGACGCGCTGGAGACCGCCAAGGCCGACGGCAGCGTCGGGGCCTTCGCCGCGCCCGACCCGCTGAGCGTCGAGGGCGTCAACGACCGCGTGCAGCTCGCCGCGCTGGCGAGGGAGCACAACCACCGCGTCTGCGAGGCGTGGATGCGCGCCGGCGTCACCATCCTCGATCCGGATACCACTTGGATCGAGGACGACGTGGAGCTGTCGCGCGACGTGACCGTGCTGCCCGGCAGCTTCCTGCAGGGCCACACCGTGGTCGGCGAGGCGGCGGTCATCGGCCCGTACACCACGCTGATCGACGCGACCGTCGACGCCGAGGCGACTGTGGAGCGCTCCCGCGTGCAGGAGTCGCACATCGGCCGCGCCACCACCATCGGCCCGTGGACCTACCTGCGCCCGGGCAACGAGTTCGGCGAGGAGGCGAAGGCCGGCGCGTTCGTCGAGATGAAGAAGGCGCACATCGGCAACGGCACCAAGGTGCCGCATCTGAGCTATGTCGGCGACGCCGAGCTCGGCGACCACACCAACATCGGCGGCGGCACGATCACCGCCAACTACGACGGCGTGCACAAGAACCGCACCCACATCGGCGCCGGCTCGCACATCGGCGCGGGCAACCTGTTCGTCGCGCCGGTCACCGTCGGCGACAACGTCACGTCCGGCGCCGGCTCGGTCATCCGCCACGACGTGCCGGACGACACGATGGTCTACTCGGAGAACACGCAGCACGACGTCGAGGGCTGGAAGCCCGCGTGGGAGCGCTGA
- the rsfS gene encoding ribosome silencing factor: protein MTAAQESIEAIRIAAAAADRLKAFDIISFDVSNLLGITDIMMIATASNERQVLAVAEEIEKDLYLQAGHREARSREGLEQAQWVLLDYGDFVVHVMHEESRGFYGLERLWRDCPTVDLQLAHPEHAPAPAAV from the coding sequence TTGACCGCAGCACAGGAATCGATCGAGGCGATCCGCATCGCCGCAGCCGCAGCCGACCGTCTCAAGGCCTTCGACATCATCTCCTTCGACGTGAGCAACCTGCTGGGCATCACCGACATCATGATGATCGCCACGGCCTCGAACGAACGGCAGGTGCTCGCCGTGGCCGAGGAGATCGAGAAGGATCTGTACCTTCAGGCGGGCCACCGCGAGGCCCGCTCGCGCGAGGGCCTCGAACAGGCCCAGTGGGTGCTGCTCGACTACGGCGACTTCGTCGTCCACGTCATGCATGAGGAGTCGCGCGGGTTCTACGGGCTTGAGCGGCTGTGGCGCGACTGCCCGACGGTGGACCTGCAGTTGGCCCACCCGGAGCACGCGCCGGCGCCGGCCGCCGTCTGA
- a CDS encoding histidine phosphatase family protein gives MTGTAHVRSITLVRHGRTSYNAQHRLQGQIDIPLDAIGSWQVLRTAEALRELYVDRHPDIPNRIVVSSDLGRAMATAHAFADPLGLDVHPDERVRERSFGDWEGISVEELAERYPQDWRLWSEFKGGELKYGAEPKEAVGARGAAALDDWAHRAGADTDLYVFSHGAWIAQTLQTLLGLGGAGADFAGVMGMRNAHWARLIPFEQADGTLRWRLLDYNHGPAIADTDQWEHPAL, from the coding sequence ATGACCGGAACAGCCCACGTTCGTTCCATCACGCTGGTGCGCCACGGGCGCACCTCATACAATGCCCAGCACCGGCTGCAGGGCCAGATCGACATCCCGCTCGACGCGATCGGATCATGGCAGGTGCTCCGGACTGCCGAGGCGCTGCGGGAACTGTACGTCGACCGGCACCCCGACATCCCCAACAGGATCGTGGTCTCCTCGGATCTGGGCCGGGCCATGGCCACGGCACACGCCTTCGCCGATCCGCTCGGACTGGACGTGCATCCCGACGAGCGCGTACGCGAACGCAGCTTCGGCGACTGGGAAGGCATCTCGGTCGAGGAACTCGCCGAGCGCTACCCGCAGGACTGGCGCCTGTGGTCCGAATTCAAGGGCGGCGAGCTCAAGTACGGCGCCGAGCCGAAAGAGGCCGTCGGCGCGCGCGGCGCGGCCGCGCTGGACGATTGGGCGCACCGGGCCGGAGCCGACACCGACCTGTACGTGTTCTCCCACGGCGCCTGGATCGCCCAGACGCTGCAGACCCTGCTCGGCCTCGGCGGGGCCGGGGCCGACTTCGCCGGCGTGATGGGCATGCGCAACGCCCACTGGGCAAGGCTCATCCCGTTCGAGCAAGCCGACGGCACGCTGCGCTGGCGCCTGCTCGACTACAATCACGGTCCGGCCATCGCCGACACCGACCAGTGGGAGCATCCGGCGCTCTGA